The following proteins are encoded in a genomic region of Mahella australiensis 50-1 BON:
- a CDS encoding DHH family phosphoesterase, with product MIASDVVRLLKTSHKIALISHIMPDGDTLGSSLALALTLRQKGKEVVCLCSDPIPKSYAFLPGADVIRRPIHSDADITTVLAIDCSDRERLGDCNNIFSKATYTVNIDHHISNTSYAHYNMVDTTAAATAELIYQLIRLTGANIEKQVATCLYTGIVTDTGRFSYDNTTSVTHEIAGDLINCGVDTNWLNDELFNKRSLQRTRLLAKALDTIQVCGGGSIAFIKVDMAMLRAVGADDADCDGLVNYARDIDTAEVGLLFKEMDNGRIKVSLRSKNHVDVNAIAAKFNGGGHKKASGCTIAASMDEAIEMVLKELESIMKAAEV from the coding sequence ATGATAGCTTCCGATGTAGTAAGGTTACTGAAAACCAGCCATAAGATAGCTTTGATATCGCATATAATGCCGGACGGGGATACGCTGGGTTCATCGCTGGCCTTGGCATTAACATTGCGGCAGAAAGGCAAAGAAGTGGTGTGCCTTTGTTCTGATCCTATACCTAAATCTTACGCCTTCTTGCCGGGCGCTGATGTTATAAGACGTCCGATTCATTCGGACGCCGATATCACGACAGTGCTAGCTATAGATTGCAGTGATAGGGAGCGCCTGGGTGATTGTAATAATATATTTTCAAAAGCCACCTATACGGTCAACATAGACCATCACATAAGCAATACATCTTATGCCCATTATAACATGGTGGACACCACCGCCGCCGCAACTGCAGAGCTCATATATCAGCTTATAAGGCTTACAGGTGCGAACATAGAGAAACAAGTAGCCACATGCCTTTATACGGGCATTGTTACCGATACAGGACGCTTTTCTTATGATAACACAACGTCGGTGACACATGAAATAGCCGGTGATCTTATAAACTGCGGTGTGGATACTAATTGGCTTAATGATGAACTATTTAATAAACGCTCTTTACAGAGGACGCGTCTATTAGCTAAAGCTCTGGACACTATACAGGTTTGTGGAGGTGGCAGCATAGCTTTTATTAAAGTTGACATGGCCATGCTGCGTGCTGTCGGAGCCGACGATGCCGATTGCGATGGTTTGGTGAATTATGCAAGAGATATAGATACTGCAGAAGTAGGCCTGCTTTTTAAGGAGATGGATAATGGTCGCATAAAGGTAAGCCTTCGCTCTAAAAATCATGTCGATGTTAATGCCATAGCGGCAAAATTTAACGGTGGAGGTCATAAGAAGGCGTCGGGCTGTACTATCGCAGCATCTATGGATGAAGCTATTGAAATGGTGTTAAAAGAGCTTGAGTCGATTATGAAGGCTGCGGAGGTTTAA
- a CDS encoding bifunctional riboflavin kinase/FAD synthetase, with protein sequence MDIIASGSNTIEEPLVMAIGTFDGIHLGHQQLIKTLKDKASLYKCASAIYTFDRHPLNVLCPDKTPALLMNNKQKLSVLRQYGIDYVILNEFNKAFADTPADKFVNNILFGLYDVKSVIVGFDFTFGYKGQGNAQLLKDEGRKRGIDVVIVPPVKVNGITVSSSLIRRLVSDGCVEEAACYLGRPFALLGEVHTGHKIGHKLGFPTANLTPDPEVVVPRRGVYATEVVISGMEGIWKAVTNIGTRPTFNDTHISVETHILDYGGWLYGRELEIRFISRLRDEMSFSSPKQLVRQIREDIDRAREVLENLDKASSASQSSSESH encoded by the coding sequence ATGGATATAATAGCATCAGGTAGCAATACCATCGAAGAACCCTTGGTCATGGCTATAGGTACGTTCGATGGTATACATTTGGGACATCAGCAGCTTATTAAAACATTGAAAGATAAAGCATCGTTATATAAATGCGCGTCGGCTATATATACCTTCGATCGACATCCGCTAAATGTATTATGTCCGGATAAAACGCCTGCCTTGCTGATGAATAATAAGCAGAAATTGAGTGTATTACGCCAATATGGCATAGACTATGTAATATTAAATGAATTCAATAAGGCTTTTGCCGATACACCGGCCGATAAATTTGTAAATAACATTTTATTTGGTCTATATGATGTAAAATCGGTGATAGTGGGTTTTGATTTTACGTTCGGCTATAAAGGGCAAGGCAATGCACAATTATTGAAAGACGAGGGACGAAAGCGCGGTATAGACGTCGTAATAGTGCCGCCGGTAAAAGTGAACGGCATAACGGTGAGCAGCAGCCTTATACGGCGTTTGGTCAGCGATGGCTGTGTGGAAGAGGCGGCGTGTTATTTGGGCAGGCCCTTTGCGCTGCTCGGGGAGGTTCATACAGGCCATAAGATAGGCCATAAGCTTGGATTTCCCACTGCTAATTTGACACCCGATCCCGAAGTGGTGGTACCTCGTCGCGGCGTTTATGCCACTGAAGTGGTTATAAGTGGTATGGAGGGCATATGGAAGGCTGTTACCAATATAGGGACAAGGCCTACATTCAATGATACACATATAAGCGTAGAAACCCATATATTGGATTATGGTGGTTGGCTTTATGGAAGAGAGCTGGAGATACGATTTATAAGCCGCTTACGCGATGAGATGTCATTTTCCAGTCCGAAGCAACTCGTCCGGCAAATACGCGAGGATATCGATAGGGCAAGGGAAGTGCTCGAAAATCTTGATAAAGCGTCCTCAGCTTCGCAGTCCTCCTCAGAATCACATTGA
- the nusA gene encoding transcription termination factor NusA, with amino-acid sequence MNDEFMQALYKIEKEKHLPKDVLLQAIQSALLSAYKKDYGTANNVSVDINANSGDIKVYAAKKVVEDVKNSAVEIDLYKARDIRPDVQLGDIINIEVTPKDFRRIAAKAARDIVLQKIHEVEKDIILDEYSEKEGEILTATVARLDRKNVYLDLGKIEGIMPMNETVPSEIYKVNDRLKVYILEAKKGGKSPNVIVSRSHPGLVKRLFELEIPEIHDGIVDIRAIAREAGHRSKVAVYSKYDKIDPIGSCIGPKGTRIQTIMNELRGERIDIVEWSLMPERFIANALSPAKVLEVILNEKEKSARVIVPKNQLSLAIGKEGQNARLAAKLTGWKIDIKTPDQQEVNETK; translated from the coding sequence ATGAACGATGAATTTATGCAGGCGTTATATAAAATAGAAAAAGAAAAACATTTGCCTAAGGATGTGTTATTGCAGGCTATACAGTCGGCGCTTTTATCGGCTTATAAAAAGGATTACGGTACAGCTAATAATGTAAGCGTCGATATAAATGCCAATAGCGGGGATATAAAGGTCTATGCGGCTAAAAAAGTAGTGGAGGATGTAAAAAATTCTGCTGTTGAGATAGATTTGTATAAGGCCAGAGATATACGGCCTGATGTACAATTGGGTGATATAATAAATATTGAGGTTACGCCTAAGGATTTCAGGCGTATAGCAGCGAAAGCCGCTAGAGATATAGTATTACAAAAAATACACGAAGTGGAAAAAGACATAATATTGGATGAGTATTCCGAAAAAGAAGGCGAGATTTTGACGGCTACGGTGGCGCGCCTCGATAGAAAGAATGTATATTTGGATTTAGGTAAAATAGAAGGTATTATGCCCATGAATGAGACGGTGCCGAGTGAAATATATAAGGTAAACGACCGTTTGAAAGTATATATACTGGAAGCTAAAAAAGGTGGTAAATCTCCCAATGTGATAGTATCCCGCAGCCATCCAGGCTTAGTAAAGCGCTTGTTTGAATTGGAGATACCTGAGATTCATGATGGTATAGTGGATATACGCGCTATAGCGAGGGAGGCCGGACATAGGTCAAAGGTAGCAGTTTATTCCAAGTACGATAAAATAGATCCAATAGGTTCTTGCATAGGTCCAAAGGGCACTAGAATCCAGACTATAATGAACGAATTGAGAGGCGAACGCATAGATATAGTTGAATGGAGTCTTATGCCTGAGCGATTTATAGCCAACGCATTGAGTCCGGCTAAAGTATTAGAAGTAATATTAAATGAAAAAGAGAAATCTGCGCGGGTTATAGTACCTAAAAATCAGTTATCTTTAGCAATTGGCAAAGAAGGACAGAACGCAAGATTGGCTGCTAAACTGACTGGGTGGAAGATAGATATAAAAACGCCTGATCAACAAGAGGTGAATGAAACGAAATGA
- the rnpM gene encoding RNase P modulator RnpM produces MMRKIPERTCVVCRQAKPKKELIRVVRNNEGNVCIDPTGKAAGRGAYICANIQCISKAHKSRALDRALKVKVEDSVYEDLEKYSNTEVIADGKK; encoded by the coding sequence ATGATGAGAAAAATCCCGGAGAGGACTTGTGTGGTATGCAGGCAAGCTAAACCTAAAAAGGAGCTTATAAGGGTGGTAAGAAATAACGAAGGCAATGTTTGCATAGATCCGACCGGTAAAGCGGCCGGACGAGGCGCCTATATATGCGCCAATATCCAGTGCATATCAAAGGCTCACAAGAGCAGGGCTTTAGACAGAGCATTGAAAGTTAAAGTAGAGGATAGCGTTTATGAAGATTTGGAGAAATATTCTAATACGGAGGTAATTGCCGATGGCAAAAAGTAG
- a CDS encoding RluA family pseudouridine synthase, with amino-acid sequence MDEYTLCVTSDKADQRLDTFLAESFEQWTRSHIQNLIKNGNITVNGQHIKSGYKLKDGDIIKVEVPELRPIDIQPEDIPLNILYEDEDIIVINKPQGMVVHPAAGNYSATLVNALLAHCKDLSGINGEIRPGIVHRIDKDTSGVLVVAKNDMAHVALAQQIKEKTAIRKYVALLEGDIKEDTGVINAPIARHPTDRKKMAVVSGGRSAVTHFKVLERFGRYTLIEARLETGRTHQIRVHMAYIGHPVVGDPVYGYRKQAFALKGQLLHAQYLGFVHPRTGRYMEFCAPLPDYFVDIIDKLRQMQ; translated from the coding sequence ATGGATGAATATACGCTTTGCGTGACTTCAGATAAGGCTGACCAACGCTTAGATACATTCCTGGCTGAAAGTTTCGAACAATGGACACGATCGCATATACAAAACCTTATAAAAAACGGCAATATAACAGTAAACGGCCAGCATATAAAGAGCGGTTATAAACTAAAGGATGGCGATATCATAAAAGTAGAGGTTCCCGAGTTGCGGCCGATCGATATACAGCCTGAAGATATACCTTTGAATATATTATATGAGGATGAAGATATAATAGTCATAAATAAGCCTCAGGGTATGGTGGTCCATCCGGCTGCCGGAAATTACAGCGCTACACTGGTAAATGCGCTGCTTGCCCATTGTAAGGACCTTTCAGGCATAAACGGTGAAATACGTCCTGGTATAGTACATCGTATAGATAAGGATACATCAGGGGTGCTGGTCGTAGCCAAAAATGATATGGCTCATGTCGCTCTAGCTCAGCAGATAAAGGAAAAGACAGCGATAAGGAAATATGTAGCATTGCTCGAAGGAGATATAAAGGAAGACACGGGCGTTATAAATGCCCCTATAGCCCGCCATCCAACCGATAGGAAGAAGATGGCTGTTGTGAGTGGAGGGCGCAGTGCCGTAACGCATTTTAAGGTTTTAGAAAGATTCGGTCGTTATACGCTCATAGAGGCTCGCCTGGAGACCGGACGAACTCATCAGATACGCGTTCATATGGCCTATATAGGCCATCCTGTAGTAGGGGATCCAGTATACGGCTATAGAAAACAAGCCTTTGCGTTGAAGGGGCAGCTCTTGCATGCACAATACCTGGGCTTTGTTCATCCGAGAACGGGACGATATATGGAGTTTTGCGCGCCTCTGCCTGATTATTTTGTCGATATAATCGACAAATTGAGGCAAATGCAATAA
- the infB gene encoding translation initiation factor IF-2 codes for MAKSSVYQDERRLKHNVGVLMKMANSLENEIKAYEAVLAQKQQDIQREEQKRLETAKASEQAAKSERPNRNETRPIQQGRMERNKRQQQASPARRDNNLDKSLEKLRKETPESEVLEEKEKAARRKTAQKPKPAPSHNAGEKVKERVKVDDDNIIDGRKIIKGYQGIEHVEDVIDEPIIKKTRKPAKKGAKNNAMKGMDIPKSDKPIMIGASITVKDLSEKIGKPAAGIIKSLMKLGIMATINDEIDFDTASLVASEYGVVLERKEEKSNEELLLELEKTDVSDPTKLVPRPPIVTVMGHVDHGKTSLLDAIRSTRVTEQEAGGITQHIGAYQVQINNRWITFLDTPGHEAFTAMRARGAQVTDIAILVVAADDGVMPQTVEAINHAKAAGVPIIVAINKIDKPGANPDRIKQQLTEYDLIPEDWGGDTICVPVSAKAKIGIDTLLEMILLVADMQELRANPDRPAYGTIIEAQLDKGMGPLATALIQDGTLHVGDVILSGLTYGKVKALINDKGQRVNQAGPAMPVQVLGFSDVPSAGDKFYVVEEALAKKIVEERKNTIKEEQVKHNQRLTLDDLFNQIKEGEIKDLNIIVKADVQGSVEAVKQALERLSNDEVRVNVIHGGVGAITESDVLLASASNAIIIGFNVRPEPGAKTAAARDNIDIRLYRIIYDAIDDIKAAMKGMLAKRFEEVVLGHAEVRETFKISNVGTVAGCYVIDGKITRNADARIIRDGIVVYEGKISSLKRFKDDAREVAAGYECGITIERFNDIKEKDIIEAYTQQEVEP; via the coding sequence ATGGCAAAAAGTAGCGTATACCAAGATGAAAGACGATTGAAGCACAATGTAGGAGTCTTGATGAAGATGGCGAATTCGCTGGAGAACGAGATAAAAGCATATGAGGCTGTATTAGCTCAAAAGCAGCAGGATATACAGCGTGAGGAACAAAAGCGCCTGGAAACGGCCAAAGCTTCGGAACAAGCCGCTAAATCCGAGCGTCCCAATAGGAATGAAACCCGACCGATACAGCAGGGCAGAATGGAACGCAATAAGCGGCAGCAACAGGCTTCACCTGCCAGGCGCGACAACAACTTGGATAAATCGCTTGAAAAATTGCGTAAAGAAACCCCTGAGTCAGAGGTACTGGAGGAAAAAGAAAAGGCTGCACGACGCAAAACCGCGCAGAAACCAAAACCTGCACCATCCCATAATGCCGGAGAAAAAGTAAAAGAACGGGTTAAAGTGGACGACGACAATATAATAGATGGCCGCAAGATAATTAAGGGTTATCAGGGTATCGAGCATGTTGAGGATGTCATCGATGAACCTATAATAAAGAAAACCAGGAAACCTGCTAAAAAGGGTGCTAAAAATAATGCGATGAAAGGTATGGATATACCTAAAAGCGATAAACCTATAATGATAGGTGCTTCTATAACTGTAAAAGATTTGTCGGAGAAAATTGGCAAACCAGCTGCTGGGATAATAAAGTCGCTTATGAAGTTAGGTATAATGGCTACTATAAACGATGAAATAGATTTTGATACAGCATCTCTCGTAGCTTCGGAATACGGCGTAGTATTGGAGCGCAAAGAGGAAAAGAGTAACGAAGAACTGTTGCTAGAGCTTGAAAAGACCGACGTGTCCGATCCAACAAAGCTTGTGCCAAGGCCACCGATAGTAACCGTTATGGGCCATGTTGATCACGGCAAAACCTCGCTCCTGGATGCTATACGTTCTACACGTGTTACTGAGCAGGAAGCCGGGGGCATAACTCAACATATAGGTGCTTATCAGGTGCAAATAAACAACAGATGGATTACATTTTTGGATACGCCTGGCCACGAGGCGTTTACAGCTATGAGGGCTAGAGGAGCGCAGGTAACCGATATAGCTATATTGGTAGTGGCGGCGGATGACGGTGTTATGCCTCAAACTGTAGAAGCTATAAATCATGCTAAGGCGGCTGGCGTGCCAATTATAGTAGCTATAAACAAGATAGATAAACCAGGAGCCAATCCTGATCGCATAAAACAACAATTAACCGAATATGATCTTATACCTGAGGACTGGGGTGGCGATACCATATGCGTCCCGGTATCAGCCAAGGCGAAAATAGGCATAGATACATTATTGGAAATGATATTGCTGGTGGCCGATATGCAGGAGCTTAGGGCTAATCCAGACCGTCCAGCATATGGAACAATAATAGAGGCGCAGTTGGATAAAGGCATGGGCCCGCTGGCTACGGCACTAATTCAAGACGGTACGCTGCATGTAGGTGATGTTATATTATCGGGTCTTACTTATGGCAAGGTTAAGGCTTTGATAAATGATAAAGGTCAACGGGTAAATCAAGCCGGACCGGCTATGCCTGTGCAGGTATTGGGGTTCTCGGACGTTCCGAGTGCCGGTGATAAATTTTATGTAGTAGAAGAAGCGCTGGCCAAAAAAATAGTGGAGGAACGCAAGAACACTATAAAAGAAGAGCAGGTCAAGCACAATCAACGTTTAACACTCGATGATCTATTCAATCAGATAAAAGAGGGCGAGATAAAAGACCTTAACATAATAGTCAAAGCCGATGTGCAGGGATCTGTAGAAGCTGTTAAACAGGCTTTAGAGCGTTTGAGCAATGATGAAGTGCGTGTCAACGTTATCCACGGTGGCGTAGGGGCTATAACCGAAAGCGATGTATTATTGGCTTCCGCGTCTAATGCCATTATAATAGGTTTTAATGTTAGACCGGAGCCTGGTGCTAAAACAGCTGCTGCTAGGGATAATATAGATATAAGATTGTACAGAATAATATACGATGCCATAGATGATATTAAGGCCGCTATGAAGGGTATGTTAGCAAAACGCTTTGAGGAAGTGGTGCTGGGTCATGCCGAGGTTAGAGAAACGTTCAAGATAAGTAATGTAGGCACTGTAGCAGGATGCTATGTAATCGACGGCAAGATTACCCGCAATGCCGATGCCCGTATAATCAGGGATGGTATAGTAGTATATGAGGGTAAAATATCTTCGCTCAAGCGGTTTAAGGATGATGCCAGAGAGGTTGCTGCCGGCTATGAATGCGGCATTACAATAGAACGGTTCAACGATATAAAAGAAAAAGATATAATAGAAGCATATACTCAACAAGAGGTTGAACCATAA
- the rbfA gene encoding 30S ribosome-binding factor RbfA, producing the protein MEFSRLARISEELKREISDIIRNELKDPRVPMMTSVTKVEITNDLKYAKVYVSVLGDEDTVKNAFDGLNSAAGFVRKEVGSRIRLRYTPQIIFVRDTSIEYGAHISKLLHDINTNKPEHEEQ; encoded by the coding sequence ATGGAGTTTTCAAGGCTGGCCCGCATATCGGAAGAACTCAAGCGCGAGATCAGCGATATTATAAGAAATGAATTAAAAGATCCTCGTGTTCCTATGATGACAAGCGTCACAAAGGTTGAGATAACCAATGATCTTAAATATGCCAAGGTTTATGTGAGCGTATTAGGGGACGAGGATACCGTAAAAAATGCTTTTGATGGCTTAAATAGCGCGGCTGGTTTTGTACGCAAAGAAGTTGGTTCACGCATAAGGCTTAGGTATACACCGCAGATAATATTCGTTCGCGATACTTCCATTGAATACGGCGCGCATATATCCAAGCTGTTGCATGATATAAATACTAATAAGCCAGAGCATGAGGAGCAATAA
- the truB gene encoding tRNA pseudouridine(55) synthase TruB, protein MDGIINMYKPAGMTSNDVVMTLRRRLKPLKVGHAGTLDPDASGVLPICLGKATRVAQYIVDGEKVYIAEMTLGIVTDTQDASGQVIEQRPINVDVDDIYDAAYSFKGKQQQVPPMYSAIKHDGVPLYKLARRGQSIVRTPRDIEIYDISILDIQFPDRVLFKVRCSKGTYIRTLCHDIGQKLGCGAHMSYLLRTQVANFYIKDSVDLDMVEQMYRQGTLGDIITPIDKALAAFDSIYVNREGYERTLNGSSLYKMHVEHVPQDLSIGDIVKIYYNDEFLALGRLSEQDTGKCVKPVRVFV, encoded by the coding sequence ATGGATGGTATCATAAATATGTACAAGCCCGCTGGCATGACCTCTAATGACGTAGTAATGACATTGAGGCGTAGATTAAAACCGCTTAAGGTTGGCCATGCGGGTACTTTAGACCCCGATGCTTCGGGCGTATTGCCTATATGTTTGGGTAAAGCCACAAGGGTTGCGCAATACATAGTCGATGGTGAGAAGGTATATATAGCTGAAATGACGCTTGGCATAGTTACCGATACGCAGGATGCTTCAGGGCAGGTTATAGAACAACGACCCATAAATGTTGATGTCGACGATATATACGATGCTGCGTATTCTTTTAAGGGCAAACAACAGCAGGTGCCGCCAATGTATTCTGCAATAAAGCATGATGGTGTGCCTTTATATAAATTAGCTAGGCGAGGACAAAGCATTGTACGTACTCCGAGAGATATAGAGATATATGATATATCGATTTTAGATATACAATTTCCTGACCGAGTGCTTTTCAAGGTGAGGTGCTCGAAAGGTACCTATATACGCACTTTATGCCATGATATTGGCCAAAAACTGGGTTGTGGAGCGCATATGTCTTATCTTTTGCGTACGCAAGTAGCTAATTTTTACATAAAAGACTCTGTTGATCTTGATATGGTAGAGCAAATGTACCGGCAAGGCACTTTAGGAGATATTATAACACCTATAGATAAAGCACTTGCTGCGTTTGATTCTATATATGTCAACCGCGAAGGATATGAGCGGACATTGAATGGCAGCAGTCTTTATAAAATGCATGTAGAACATGTGCCGCAGGATTTGTCTATAGGAGATATAGTAAAAATATATTATAACGACGAATTTTTAGCATTGGGTCGATTGAGCGAGCAGGATACCGGCAAGTGTGTAAAACCCGTCAGAGTTTTTGTGTAA
- the rpsO gene encoding 30S ribosomal protein S15, whose protein sequence is MDKAKKQEIIKAYGLHENDTGSPEVQIAILTERINHLTEHLQVNKHDNHSRRGLLKMVGQRRRFLNYLKDKDIERYRSIVDRLGLRK, encoded by the coding sequence ATGGATAAGGCCAAGAAACAGGAGATAATAAAGGCCTATGGCCTGCATGAGAATGATACTGGTTCACCAGAGGTGCAAATAGCCATCCTGACAGAGCGAATCAATCATTTGACGGAGCATTTGCAGGTTAATAAGCACGACAACCATTCCAGGAGAGGATTGCTCAAAATGGTCGGTCAGAGGCGTAGGTTTTTAAACTATCTCAAAGACAAAGATATTGAGCGTTATCGTTCCATAGTGGACCGTTTGGGACTCAGAAAATAA
- the rimP gene encoding ribosome maturation factor RimP, which yields MPILEDNGFELVDIEFKKEGAEQYLRIFIDKPDGITIDDCELVSRHLSDKLDEIDPIPQAYILEVSSPGIDRPLKTQRDFERSMGKQVEIKLYKQSMGHKTYKGTLVGFDDERVEIETVDNQHLSFGIKDIALIKPIIEF from the coding sequence ATGCCTATATTAGAGGATAATGGCTTTGAACTGGTGGATATAGAGTTTAAAAAAGAAGGCGCAGAACAATATCTGCGCATTTTTATAGATAAGCCAGACGGTATAACCATAGATGATTGCGAGCTTGTAAGCCGGCATCTCAGCGATAAATTAGACGAGATAGATCCAATACCGCAAGCATATATACTGGAGGTATCATCTCCAGGTATAGATAGGCCCCTTAAGACTCAACGCGATTTTGAGCGCAGTATGGGCAAACAGGTAGAGATAAAGCTCTATAAGCAGTCTATGGGGCATAAGACTTATAAAGGTACTTTGGTTGGTTTTGACGATGAAAGAGTAGAGATAGAAACCGTGGACAACCAACATTTATCGTTTGGCATTAAAGATATAGCCTTGATAAAGCCTATAATAGAATTCTGA